A window of Cohnella herbarum contains these coding sequences:
- a CDS encoding S8 family peptidase produces MDASEIVEWLRSPPCTAEYLGRRGILRFFDSDDYAQFLLTSKLNERRTQTDKIRPIRNLNLIQAVSCPWEAYNSNTFPKCLTGKVIWEEDVPVSVAALPKGALVTDKGIPWGVKHIQAPQAWGRTTGFRVKVGVIDTGVDFSHPDLRHSLERGINLLYRMALPQDDNGHGTHISGTIAAANELQGMIGVAPRSTIYPVKAFDHNGTAFVSDIILGIEWCVRNQMDVVNMSFGMKTRSRSLLNAVNNAYRSGVLIVASSGNDGRIGDIDYPARYNQTIAVGAINQANRIAKFTNRSGLIDIYAPGDRIVSAWLRGKHREMSGTSMATSHVTGAIALLLSVKPGLTPAQIKAVIKNSAKPLQHGKAPRMAGELNVMRMIKAAEFL; encoded by the coding sequence TTGGACGCAAGCGAAATCGTGGAGTGGCTCCGCAGTCCCCCTTGCACCGCTGAGTACCTTGGACGTCGGGGCATCCTCCGTTTCTTCGATTCCGACGATTACGCGCAATTCCTGCTAACGTCGAAGCTGAATGAACGTCGCACGCAAACCGATAAAATTCGCCCTATACGTAACCTAAATCTTATCCAAGCCGTATCCTGCCCTTGGGAAGCTTATAACTCCAATACCTTCCCCAAGTGTCTGACCGGGAAAGTCATCTGGGAGGAAGACGTTCCCGTGAGCGTTGCAGCGCTCCCCAAGGGAGCCCTTGTTACCGATAAGGGCATTCCTTGGGGAGTAAAACATATTCAAGCCCCGCAGGCGTGGGGCCGGACTACGGGATTCCGAGTCAAAGTGGGCGTCATCGATACGGGAGTAGATTTCAGCCATCCGGACTTGCGCCACTCCTTGGAGCGAGGCATAAACTTGCTTTACCGAATGGCGTTGCCTCAAGACGATAACGGTCATGGCACGCATATCTCGGGGACGATCGCCGCCGCCAACGAACTTCAAGGTATGATCGGCGTCGCCCCGCGTTCGACGATCTATCCCGTCAAAGCTTTCGACCATAACGGCACCGCATTCGTATCGGATATTATCCTTGGCATCGAATGGTGCGTTCGCAATCAGATGGACGTCGTCAACATGAGCTTCGGCATGAAAACGAGAAGCAGGTCGCTGCTGAACGCCGTTAACAACGCCTACCGTTCCGGCGTGCTGATCGTTGCTTCCTCGGGCAACGACGGCCGGATAGGAGACATCGATTATCCGGCGCGATACAACCAAACGATCGCCGTGGGCGCGATCAACCAAGCAAACCGCATCGCCAAGTTCACCAACCGCAGCGGGCTTATCGATATTTACGCCCCGGGCGATCGAATCGTCTCCGCCTGGTTGAGAGGCAAGCATCGCGAGATGAGCGGCACCTCGATGGCCACTTCCCACGTTACCGGAGCGATCGCCTTGCTGTTATCCGTAAAACCCGGACTGACGCCGGCGCAGATTAAAGCCGTCATTAAAAATTCCGCCAAGCCGTTGCAACACGGCAAAGCCCCCCGGATGGCCGGGGAGCTTAACGTCATGCGTATGATTAAAGCAGCCGAGTTTCTCTGA
- a CDS encoding carbohydrate ABC transporter permease, with protein sequence MKSESTALRRKYAEKNNPIAYLFLLPAFVLIFYFVCWPAIQTLQISFTNWDGISPKKFVGFKNYIDLFTNEPVFREAINNTVMWVIGGSTIPVWAGIVIANILVRGKIRYSKWFQMVFFMPQVISAVIAAVIWKWIYDPLFGPLATILDTLGISRPDAGWLGNPDLVMYSLFVIFLWGSFGYTTMLFTAALQSVDAQLYDASKIDGCGSWGQFRHVTVPGLNQTITTVTVLMAIGSFGVFDLVMATTKGGPGYSSYVISYYVYNQGFIVNRVGFAAAASIMLTIFILIVARTIIYFRERNQ encoded by the coding sequence ATGAAATCAGAATCGACGGCGCTAAGAAGGAAGTATGCCGAGAAAAACAATCCGATAGCTTATTTATTTTTGCTTCCGGCTTTCGTCTTGATTTTTTATTTTGTTTGTTGGCCGGCTATCCAGACGTTGCAAATCAGTTTCACGAACTGGGACGGAATCAGCCCGAAGAAGTTCGTGGGGTTCAAAAACTATATCGATCTATTCACGAACGAACCGGTTTTCAGGGAAGCCATCAATAATACCGTAATGTGGGTAATCGGAGGATCGACCATCCCGGTATGGGCAGGTATCGTAATTGCCAACATTCTCGTTCGAGGCAAGATCCGCTATTCAAAGTGGTTTCAGATGGTATTTTTCATGCCGCAAGTCATTTCCGCCGTTATCGCCGCGGTCATCTGGAAATGGATTTACGATCCTTTGTTCGGGCCGCTTGCCACGATTCTCGATACGCTCGGCATAAGCCGGCCGGATGCCGGATGGCTCGGCAATCCCGATCTGGTCATGTATTCGCTGTTCGTCATTTTTTTATGGGGCAGTTTCGGTTATACGACGATGCTCTTTACCGCGGCCCTGCAAAGCGTCGACGCGCAGTTGTACGATGCATCCAAGATCGACGGGTGCGGGTCTTGGGGGCAATTCCGGCACGTGACCGTCCCCGGCCTCAATCAAACGATAACGACCGTCACCGTTCTGATGGCGATCGGTTCCTTCGGGGTGTTCGACCTCGTTATGGCAACGACCAAGGGCGGCCCGGGATACAGTTCGTACGTGATTTCCTACTATGTATACAATCAGGGCTTTATCGTTAACCGTGTAGGATTCGCGGCTGCCGCATCGATCATGCTGACGATATTTATTCTGATCGTGGCCAGAACGATTATTTACTTCAGGGAAAGGAATCAATGA
- a CDS encoding DUF1934 domain-containing protein, with protein sequence MPDKRSVIVDFRSRQDGDVRQLTLHGELYRLQSGWTLVYREPPDENGNETTNTLFVHADELRLRRRGSIFFEMSFREGVSLPGKMETPYGPHDVQALTSLLDIGLTESGGGVEWKYDLLMQDQTVGSFHIRLDIREEHVG encoded by the coding sequence ATGCCGGACAAAAGGAGCGTAATCGTCGATTTCCGCAGCCGGCAAGACGGCGATGTTCGACAGCTTACCTTGCATGGGGAGCTGTACCGGCTGCAATCCGGGTGGACGCTCGTCTATCGGGAACCGCCCGACGAGAACGGAAACGAGACGACGAATACGCTGTTCGTCCACGCGGACGAATTGCGGCTCAGAAGAAGAGGATCGATCTTCTTCGAGATGAGTTTCCGCGAAGGGGTCTCGCTTCCGGGCAAGATGGAAACCCCTTACGGACCTCATGACGTACAAGCTCTAACGTCTCTACTAGACATCGGGCTGACGGAATCCGGAGGCGGCGTCGAGTGGAAATACGATTTGCTTATGCAAGATCAAACGGTCGGAAGCTTTCATATCCGGCTCGATATTCGGGAGGAACACGTAGGATGA
- a CDS encoding ROK family transcriptional regulator — MQKGSMEFLKKINRDLVLDSIRADKSVSRAKLAKKLGLSRSTVSLIVDELIAKKFVVETGFGSSTKEGGRRGIELSFNSRSAFGVGVELLEQGLLVCITDLDGNIVLKKQIVSDKDYGSMASCIHESLREASVEADKVIAVGFCVPGLANSKEGVIVDAPLLGWKNVNFVAEMMPYLNKPIYINNDVNCSALGERWVGGAKDMDDFVYIYIGSGVGSAIIANGSLVHGKDYMAGEIAYLIFDEDALQHQINVIGEFGVFEKKTSVRSLASSRSSVGEVFLGYERGNEQSVFVVNRFVTHLSAGIANMVSLLNPEKVIIGGEISEFIPIFLDDIQKRVSGITPIQTDIEAACIGEEAGVLGVIAYAFDQEQNKI; from the coding sequence ATGCAAAAGGGAAGCATGGAGTTTCTGAAAAAAATAAACCGCGATCTCGTTCTCGATTCCATTCGCGCCGATAAGTCGGTCAGCCGCGCTAAGTTGGCTAAGAAACTGGGTTTAAGTCGTTCAACCGTTTCGCTTATCGTGGACGAATTGATCGCCAAGAAGTTCGTTGTCGAAACCGGGTTCGGTTCATCGACCAAAGAAGGCGGGAGAAGGGGAATCGAGCTAAGCTTCAATTCGCGGTCTGCCTTCGGAGTCGGCGTCGAACTGCTCGAGCAGGGACTGCTGGTCTGCATTACGGATCTGGACGGGAATATCGTTCTGAAGAAACAAATCGTATCGGACAAGGATTACGGCTCGATGGCGAGTTGCATCCATGAAAGTTTGCGCGAAGCGTCGGTCGAGGCGGATAAGGTCATTGCCGTAGGCTTCTGCGTGCCTGGGCTAGCGAACAGCAAAGAAGGAGTTATCGTGGATGCGCCTTTACTAGGTTGGAAAAACGTAAATTTCGTCGCAGAGATGATGCCTTATCTAAATAAGCCGATCTACATCAACAACGATGTCAACTGTTCCGCGTTGGGAGAACGGTGGGTCGGCGGAGCTAAAGATATGGACGATTTCGTTTATATCTATATCGGGTCCGGCGTAGGCAGCGCGATTATTGCGAATGGGAGCTTGGTTCACGGCAAGGACTATATGGCGGGAGAAATCGCTTATTTAATATTCGATGAAGATGCGTTGCAGCATCAAATAAACGTGATCGGCGAATTCGGCGTGTTCGAGAAGAAGACGTCGGTCCGGTCGCTCGCGTCTTCCCGAAGCTCGGTCGGGGAAGTGTTTCTCGGTTACGAACGGGGCAACGAGCAAAGCGTCTTCGTCGTCAACCGGTTCGTCACCCACTTGTCCGCCGGGATCGCCAACATGGTCAGTTTGCTGAATCCCGAGAAAGTCATCATCGGCGGGGAGATTTCGGAGTTTATCCCGATTTTCTTAGACGATATTCAGAAGAGAGTATCCGGTATTACACCCATTCAAACGGATATCGAAGCGGCATGTATCGGCGAAGAAGCGGGTGTTCTAGGGGTCATAGCTTACGCTTTCGACCAGGAACAGAATAAAATATAA
- a CDS encoding ABC transporter substrate-binding protein → MNIAKRYLTLLVILAIAVLAGCGGAGNSDSSPSKGSEGSSKEKIKLTVTSSMTDEARMKLMDETIKVFNKKRPDVEIEFSPSPWSQYAQTLKLAFSSDSGQDVVYVDDNMQQMLQKNNYLMDITDAVNSKGWVDKQLPGAVDFNNLRTPGKYYSAGFIMAPVVVYYNKNIFTELGVTPPKTMDEFNGILEKAKAAGYVPMENGGLQNSPLLWSIFNMVFGKLPMDDIKKFYFQEGATPAFEQAFIDALKQANDWIQKGYFRKEDASLDGASNSVNYAAGKTAMVVSGDWDLGGYQATNVPTGIFAFPQIDSSLPQTIVNSVDGGWALNAKLSEEKKQAALDFIDVFMDPEVVKMWVEGGSTTTVKFDSSTASLSDMQKELNEAVKTTSMGFYLDNAVPGLLDVMIKQTQMMQFGQSSPEQVWNNINAEYQKLVKAANGQ, encoded by the coding sequence TTGAACATTGCTAAAAGGTATTTAACGCTGCTTGTTATTCTCGCTATTGCTGTACTCGCCGGTTGCGGCGGAGCGGGAAACTCGGACAGTAGTCCGTCCAAAGGTTCCGAAGGTAGCTCGAAGGAGAAGATCAAGCTAACGGTCACCTCGTCAATGACCGATGAGGCTCGCATGAAGCTCATGGACGAAACGATCAAAGTATTTAATAAGAAACGCCCGGACGTCGAAATCGAATTCAGCCCCAGCCCATGGTCGCAATACGCGCAAACGCTGAAATTGGCGTTTAGCAGCGATTCGGGTCAAGATGTCGTATACGTTGACGACAACATGCAGCAAATGCTCCAGAAAAACAATTATTTAATGGACATTACCGATGCCGTCAATAGCAAAGGTTGGGTCGACAAGCAGCTTCCCGGAGCGGTAGATTTCAATAATCTTCGCACGCCCGGCAAATACTACAGCGCAGGATTCATTATGGCGCCGGTCGTCGTGTACTATAACAAAAATATTTTCACCGAATTGGGAGTAACTCCGCCGAAAACGATGGATGAGTTTAACGGAATTCTGGAAAAAGCGAAAGCGGCCGGATATGTTCCGATGGAAAACGGCGGCTTGCAAAATTCTCCGCTCCTTTGGTCGATCTTTAACATGGTATTCGGGAAACTTCCTATGGACGATATCAAAAAGTTTTACTTCCAGGAGGGAGCGACTCCGGCGTTCGAACAAGCGTTCATCGATGCGCTGAAGCAAGCGAACGATTGGATCCAGAAAGGATATTTCCGTAAAGAGGATGCGTCTTTAGACGGCGCCTCGAATTCGGTCAACTATGCCGCCGGCAAAACGGCAATGGTCGTAAGCGGCGATTGGGATTTAGGAGGGTACCAAGCGACGAACGTTCCGACAGGTATTTTCGCATTCCCGCAAATCGACTCTAGCCTTCCGCAGACGATCGTGAACTCGGTCGACGGCGGATGGGCTTTGAACGCGAAGCTGTCGGAGGAAAAGAAACAAGCGGCTCTCGATTTCATCGACGTATTCATGGATCCGGAGGTCGTGAAGATGTGGGTCGAAGGCGGCTCTACGACGACGGTGAAGTTCGATAGTTCGACAGCCAGCTTATCCGATATGCAAAAAGAGTTAAATGAAGCGGTAAAAACGACGAGTATGGGCTTTTACCTCGATAACGCCGTTCCGGGTCTGCTCGACGTCATGATTAAGCAAACGCAAATGATGCAGTTCGGTCAATCGAGTCCGGAACAAGTATGGAATAACATCAATGCCGAGTATCAGAAGCTGGTCAAGGCGGCCAATGGCCAATAA
- a CDS encoding carbohydrate ABC transporter permease, which yields MNMMLRSLLRRRSLVYVLLVCAAVLTISPFVLVLFTSLKTMDDIHQRGPMALPEVYHWENFKDIWQVGNFIGYFENSVIVTVVVVLFVVLLSLLAAYAFAYLRFVGKGLLFLVILLGLMVPLDLIIIPLFHNLKSIGLLNTRWAIILPQIALSIPFSVFLLRGFMRDIPSALLESARIDGSTELKNLIYIIIPMLYPPLVSVIVFNSLGTWNNFMLPTILIQQDELRTLPVGLNYFQTKYTMDYTKIATAAVISAIPTLVVYMIFQRKITTGMMMGALKE from the coding sequence ATGAACATGATGCTGCGTTCCTTGCTCCGTCGCCGATCCCTCGTCTACGTCTTGTTGGTATGCGCCGCGGTTTTGACGATTAGCCCGTTCGTTCTGGTTTTGTTTACGTCGCTCAAAACGATGGACGATATTCATCAGCGCGGACCGATGGCGCTCCCGGAAGTTTATCATTGGGAAAATTTCAAGGACATTTGGCAAGTCGGCAATTTCATCGGCTACTTCGAGAATAGCGTCATTGTAACGGTTGTCGTGGTCCTTTTCGTCGTCTTGCTGTCCTTGCTGGCGGCATATGCTTTCGCGTACTTGAGATTCGTAGGCAAAGGGCTTCTGTTTCTTGTCATTTTGCTAGGCTTGATGGTTCCGCTCGACCTCATCATCATTCCTTTGTTCCACAATCTTAAATCGATCGGGCTGTTGAACACCCGATGGGCCATTATTTTACCGCAAATCGCGCTCAGCATTCCGTTTTCGGTCTTCTTGCTGCGAGGCTTTATGAGAGATATTCCGTCAGCGCTGCTGGAATCGGCCCGAATCGATGGTTCGACCGAACTGAAAAATTTGATTTATATCATAATCCCGATGCTCTATCCGCCGCTCGTATCCGTTATCGTCTTTAATTCGCTCGGTACATGGAACAATTTCATGCTGCCGACGATACTGATCCAACAGGATGAATTGCGGACTCTTCCGGTCGGACTGAATTATTTTCAAACGAAATATACGATGGATTACACTAAGATCGCGACGGCAGCCGTTATTTCGGCTATCCCGACCCTTGTCGTATACATGATCTTTCAACGGAAAATTACGACGGGCATGATGATGGGAGCTTTGAAAGAATAG
- the argS gene encoding arginine--tRNA ligase — protein sequence MNVLEQLQVSVKEALAEAVLEAGLVATKDELPTIALEVPKDKTHGDLATNLAMQLTKIAKKNPRQIAEAIIEKLGTGRASIQLAEIAGPGFINFRLDKSYLHPIVGEVLTQGSRYGEVNAGQGKRVQVEFVSANPTGSLHLGHARGAAVGDALCNVLSAAGYEVTREYYINDAGNQVNNLARSIEARYRQALGQAAEMPEDGYHGEDIVGFAKELAEQEGDRLLSLGDEERFDFFRTYGLDKELAKIKRDLARFGVLFDEWYSETSLYENDKVTEVLAALRAQGHVYEEEGAVWLSSTTFGDDKNRVLVKNDGSYTYLTPDAAYHMDKYKRGFDQMINIWGADHHGYIPRMKAAMAALGNDPEKLTVLIAQMVSLFQNGEKVKMSKRTGKAVTMEDLMDEVGVDAIRYFFTMRSMDSHLDFDMDLAVSKSNENPVFYVQYAHARICSIFRQAEEQGIAILPWQEAAIGKLNTEQEFDLLRKIGEFPETVAEAARIYAPHTMIRYVYELASQFHSYYKAERVITEDAEQSQARLQLLSAIKITIANALALVGVSAPDKM from the coding sequence ATGAACGTATTGGAACAATTGCAAGTATCCGTGAAGGAGGCGCTTGCGGAAGCGGTATTGGAAGCGGGTCTCGTAGCGACCAAGGACGAGCTGCCGACGATCGCGTTGGAAGTGCCTAAAGACAAGACGCATGGCGACCTGGCGACGAACCTGGCCATGCAGCTGACGAAGATCGCGAAGAAAAATCCTAGGCAGATCGCGGAAGCGATCATCGAGAAGCTGGGCACCGGCCGCGCTTCTATTCAACTAGCAGAGATCGCGGGGCCGGGATTCATCAATTTCAGGCTGGACAAGAGTTACCTGCATCCGATCGTAGGCGAAGTGCTTACGCAGGGCAGCCGATACGGCGAAGTGAATGCCGGACAAGGCAAAAGAGTGCAGGTCGAGTTCGTTAGCGCGAATCCGACGGGCAGCCTCCACTTGGGCCATGCCCGGGGAGCGGCGGTCGGCGATGCGCTATGCAATGTACTATCGGCCGCAGGATACGAAGTGACGCGAGAGTATTATATTAACGATGCCGGCAATCAGGTGAATAATCTGGCTCGCTCTATCGAGGCTCGGTATCGCCAAGCGCTGGGTCAGGCGGCCGAGATGCCGGAAGACGGTTATCACGGCGAAGACATCGTCGGATTCGCCAAGGAATTGGCGGAGCAAGAGGGCGACCGTTTGCTCTCCCTCGGCGACGAAGAACGTTTCGATTTTTTCCGTACGTACGGACTCGACAAGGAGTTAGCCAAAATCAAACGGGATCTGGCGCGCTTCGGCGTTCTGTTCGATGAATGGTATAGCGAAACGTCCTTGTACGAGAACGACAAAGTGACCGAAGTACTCGCGGCGCTCCGGGCTCAAGGTCACGTATACGAGGAAGAAGGGGCAGTCTGGCTCTCCTCGACTACGTTCGGGGACGACAAGAACAGAGTACTCGTTAAGAACGACGGCAGTTATACGTATTTGACGCCGGATGCGGCTTACCATATGGATAAGTACAAACGCGGGTTCGATCAAATGATCAATATTTGGGGAGCCGATCATCACGGCTACATTCCTCGGATGAAAGCGGCGATGGCCGCGTTGGGCAACGATCCCGAGAAGTTGACGGTACTGATCGCCCAGATGGTCAGCTTGTTCCAGAACGGCGAGAAAGTGAAGATGTCCAAGCGTACCGGCAAGGCGGTTACGATGGAAGATCTCATGGACGAAGTCGGCGTCGACGCCATTCGTTATTTCTTCACGATGCGCAGCATGGACTCTCATTTGGATTTCGACATGGATCTCGCGGTGTCGAAGTCGAACGAGAATCCCGTCTTTTACGTGCAATACGCCCATGCAAGGATTTGCAGCATTTTCCGTCAGGCGGAGGAGCAAGGCATCGCGATCCTGCCTTGGCAGGAAGCCGCGATCGGCAAGCTGAACACGGAGCAAGAGTTCGATCTGCTTAGGAAAATCGGAGAGTTTCCCGAAACGGTCGCCGAAGCGGCCCGGATCTACGCGCCTCATACGATGATTCGTTACGTGTACGAATTGGCCTCCCAATTCCATAGTTATTACAAAGCGGAGCGCGTCATTACGGAAGATGCCGAACAGAGCCAAGCTCGTCTTCAGTTGCTGTCGGCTATCAAGATCACGATAGCTAACGCGCTTGCCCTAGTCGGAGTTTCGGCACCAGACAAAATGTAG
- a CDS encoding glucosamine-6-phosphate deaminase, producing the protein MNIHVYPNDLEASAKAAGLIIEQVRNKPDSLFSLAAGSTPLKTFSLLVEAVRQGKADFDQCRFASLDEWVGLDGSVQGSCRQTMNDHFFRLVGILDKNIRFFDGKSEDLTRECADMDSFIEGNGRIDMLLLGIGLNGHLGFNEPGVNPDLYSHVTELDPITKQVSVKYFDPPQAVASGITLGLRHVMEARTVILLASGSHKAEIVRSAFHDQGSPTERIPASLLREHPNFHLCLDQSAAEQLITTNAKGD; encoded by the coding sequence ATGAATATTCACGTTTACCCCAATGACCTTGAAGCGTCCGCCAAAGCGGCGGGATTGATTATCGAACAGGTGCGGAATAAACCCGATTCGTTGTTCTCTCTCGCGGCCGGGTCGACGCCGCTGAAGACATTCTCGCTGCTTGTCGAGGCCGTTCGGCAGGGTAAGGCGGATTTCGATCAATGCCGATTCGCGAGCTTGGATGAATGGGTCGGCTTGGACGGATCGGTTCAAGGCAGCTGCAGGCAGACGATGAACGACCACTTTTTTCGCTTGGTTGGCATACTTGATAAAAACATTCGATTTTTCGATGGGAAGAGCGAGGATCTGACTCGGGAGTGCGCCGATATGGATTCGTTCATAGAAGGGAATGGCCGGATTGACATGCTGCTGCTCGGAATCGGCTTGAACGGTCACCTGGGCTTCAATGAACCGGGCGTAAATCCGGATCTATATTCCCACGTAACGGAGCTCGATCCGATTACGAAGCAAGTATCGGTTAAATATTTCGATCCGCCTCAAGCGGTCGCGTCGGGAATCACGTTAGGATTGCGGCATGTCATGGAGGCGCGAACGGTCATTCTGCTTGCTAGCGGCTCGCATAAAGCCGAGATCGTTCGATCGGCGTTTCATGATCAAGGAAGCCCGACCGAGAGAATCCCGGCAAGCTTGCTCCGTGAGCACCCGAATTTTCATTTATGCCTGGATCAATCGGCAGCCGAACAATTAATTACAACGAACGCGAAGGGAGATTAA
- a CDS encoding family 4 glycosyl hydrolase, with protein sequence MKPVKVVIIGAGSVSFGPGSLRDAIQSKEMKGSTLVLVDLNEDNLALVTRLAKRMNEEAGTGLLIESTTDRRAALPEADFVITSVAINRDELWKKDWEIPRKHNIKQVLGENGGPGGLSHALRNIPIILDICKDMEELCPDAYLINFSNPESRICMAVSKYSSIKTVGLCHGVAMGRDRIAQILGRQGSEIDVKAAGVNHLVWVMDIRDNVTGENLFPMFREREAALSEDDQGLYGHDPLTRAMFRHFGFWPCPTDDHIGEYLPYAWEKVGYHGYDFAKANVHRDDTWKKIKGMADGAEPLGDLLTVPSGEIAFDIIQAIAGNRNAYALAVNVPNNGSITNLPADAIVEVPALVSGYGIQGLTMGKLPDGIASLCQKQVDIQRLTVEAAVHGDRKLALQALLIDPVVDSLEGAEKMLDELLSVHAPYLPRFNK encoded by the coding sequence ATGAAACCAGTAAAAGTCGTTATTATCGGGGCGGGAAGCGTATCCTTCGGACCGGGGTCGCTTCGGGATGCCATACAGAGCAAAGAAATGAAAGGGTCTACGTTAGTGCTGGTCGACCTAAACGAGGACAACCTGGCCCTCGTAACCCGGCTTGCGAAGCGAATGAACGAAGAAGCGGGCACGGGCCTATTGATCGAGAGTACTACGGATAGGAGGGCCGCGCTTCCCGAAGCGGATTTCGTCATTACTTCCGTAGCGATCAACCGCGACGAGCTGTGGAAGAAGGATTGGGAAATTCCGCGCAAGCACAATATCAAGCAGGTATTGGGCGAGAACGGCGGACCTGGAGGGTTGTCCCATGCCCTTCGCAATATCCCGATCATTCTGGATATTTGCAAGGATATGGAGGAGCTGTGCCCCGACGCTTATTTGATTAACTTTAGTAATCCGGAAAGCCGCATATGCATGGCGGTCAGCAAATACTCGAGCATCAAAACCGTCGGGCTATGCCATGGCGTAGCGATGGGACGCGATCGTATCGCGCAAATATTGGGGCGCCAAGGCTCGGAAATCGACGTCAAAGCGGCCGGCGTAAATCATCTCGTATGGGTAATGGACATTCGCGACAACGTTACGGGCGAAAATCTGTTTCCGATGTTCCGCGAAAGGGAAGCGGCTCTTAGCGAAGACGATCAAGGTTTATACGGCCATGATCCTCTGACGAGAGCGATGTTCCGTCACTTCGGCTTCTGGCCTTGCCCGACGGACGACCATATCGGAGAGTATTTGCCTTATGCCTGGGAGAAAGTCGGATATCACGGCTATGATTTCGCTAAGGCGAACGTCCATCGGGACGATACGTGGAAAAAAATCAAGGGCATGGCCGACGGCGCCGAACCGCTCGGGGATTTGCTCACCGTTCCGTCCGGTGAAATCGCTTTCGACATTATTCAGGCGATAGCGGGAAACCGCAATGCGTACGCGCTCGCCGTGAACGTACCTAATAATGGAAGCATTACAAATTTACCGGCGGACGCGATCGTAGAAGTGCCGGCTTTAGTTAGCGGGTATGGCATTCAAGGTCTCACGATGGGGAAACTGCCGGACGGCATCGCTTCGCTGTGCCAGAAGCAAGTGGACATCCAACGGTTAACGGTGGAAGCGGCCGTACATGGCGATCGTAAGCTGGCGTTGCAGGCGCTACTGATCGATCCCGTGGTAGACAGCTTGGAAGGAGCGGAGAAGATGCTAGACGAACTGCTCTCCGTGCATGCCCCCTATTTGCCGCGTTTCAATAAATAG
- a CDS encoding ROK family protein yields MNLQSTKSLSAAEPQYGVGVDIGGTKIMIHIANVAGEIAYKRKVCTTGKPEEIHGIIRETLESASIPIEQVAAFGFGVPGITDTRQGIVIEAPALQWANMPIGEKMSQYFNKPVFVDNDVNCAALGERWLGTARKLEDFVFLALGTGVGSAIFANGSLVYGSDYMAGEIAYMVLDDDVLNRDSNAFGQFGLYEKRISGTSLSSHGYASDELFVKYAAGDPLAQKIVRQFVSNLAIGISNVVSLLNPQKVIIGGGVSQSLSDLLEQVRTTVSKLTPVPVAIELSSLGEHSGAVGAAAMALGRIGRLEGDVPI; encoded by the coding sequence ATGAATCTGCAATCAACGAAATCTTTATCGGCCGCGGAACCCCAGTACGGGGTTGGGGTCGACATAGGCGGCACCAAGATAATGATTCATATTGCGAACGTCGCCGGGGAAATCGCGTACAAGCGCAAAGTGTGTACGACCGGCAAGCCGGAAGAAATACACGGCATCATCAGGGAAACGTTGGAATCGGCCTCCATCCCTATCGAGCAGGTAGCGGCTTTCGGTTTCGGAGTCCCTGGCATTACGGATACCCGGCAAGGGATCGTGATCGAAGCCCCGGCACTTCAGTGGGCGAATATGCCTATCGGAGAGAAGATGAGTCAATATTTCAACAAGCCGGTTTTCGTCGATAACGACGTGAATTGCGCGGCATTGGGAGAACGATGGCTGGGAACCGCGCGGAAATTGGAGGATTTCGTGTTTCTGGCTCTAGGAACCGGGGTCGGAAGCGCGATCTTCGCGAATGGTTCCTTAGTATACGGCAGCGATTACATGGCTGGGGAAATCGCGTACATGGTCCTTGACGATGACGTGCTCAATCGCGACTCGAACGCTTTCGGCCAATTCGGCCTCTACGAGAAACGGATTTCCGGAACTTCATTATCGAGTCACGGTTATGCATCCGACGAATTGTTCGTCAAGTATGCGGCCGGGGATCCATTGGCGCAGAAGATCGTCCGCCAATTCGTGTCGAATTTGGCTATCGGCATTTCCAACGTCGTAAGCCTGCTGAATCCGCAGAAGGTCATTATTGGAGGGGGAGTATCGCAGTCGTTATCCGATCTTCTGGAGCAAGTGCGAACGACGGTTTCCAAGCTGACGCCCGTTCCCGTCGCGATCGAGCTGTCCTCCTTGGGAGAGCATTCGGGGGCGGTCGGAGCCGCGGCCATGGCGTTGGGAAGAATAGGCCGGTTGGAAGGAGATGTGCCGATATGA